Genomic DNA from Solanum dulcamara chromosome 4, daSolDulc1.2, whole genome shotgun sequence:
GTTGTACCGgtaatgagataaatttagatcgatcgaaaattacgatggataatgtttttgcatataatgttgcacttaacctcatgtaagatagtgaaagtcttaagcctaaatccgtcgaagaatgtcaaCGTAGATGTGATTAGACAAAATGGCAAAATataattcaatcagaattagactcacttgttAAAtctgaggtttttggacctgcagtccaaacccctgaaggtgtaaaatcagttggctataaatggatttttgtgcgaaaatgaaatgggagaaatgaaattgtaagatacaaggcacgccctGTTGCATaagaattctctcaaagacttggatcaactatgaagaaatatattcacctgttataaatgaaataacttttcgatatctcattagtttagctgtacataaaaatcttgataaACAtgtaatggatgtagttacagcttacctttatggttcacttgataatgaattttacatgaaaataccagaagaattaaaattgtctgaagcatgtactaagtctcgggagaCGTACTCAAttaaattgcaaagatcattatatggtctgaaataatCAGGGTGTATGTgatataatcgccttagtgagtacttcaTAAATGAagattatataaatgatgtcatttgtccatgtttttttattaaaaaatggaatcagagtttgttatactcgtcgttcatgttgatgacataaatctcattggaacccctaaagaggtccaaaagacgattgaatatctaaagagagaatttgagatgaaagatcttgaaaagaaaaaattttGTCTGgatctgcaaattgaacatttagcagacgggatCTTTGTCCACTAATCTGCCTACATTGAAAAAATCTTTAAACGATTTTAAATGGACAAAgtacatccattaagtactccaatgattgtttgatcatttgaagtggataaagatccatttcgatcTTTAGAAGAGAATGAAAAACTTCTTAGtcttgaagtaccatatctcagtgctattggtgcacttatgtatcttgctaacgcaatcaggcctgatataacattttctgttaattttctGATAAGGTATAATTCATCCCAACGCGAAGACATTGGAATAAtattaaacatattttgcgatacctaaagggtaccattgatatgggtttgttttatataAACAAAGGCTGTGCAGatcttattggttatgcagatgcaggttatttatcataTCCACATAAAGTTCAatctcaaacaggctatttatttacaaacggaggaactgctatatcatgagGATCTACAAAGCaatctattgttgctacttcttcaaatcatgctgaaataataacaattcataaagcaagtagagaatgtgtgtggttgagattaATAAtatagttcatcaaagaaaaatgCGGCCTGGAAAATGATCTCAAAGTACCACAGTTATATTTGAAGACAATGCTGTGTATATAACTCAATTGAAaagtggcttcataaaaggagactgaacgaaatatatttcaccaaaattattcttcatacGTGATCTTCTAGAGAATGATAATATTGATGTACAATaagttcgttcgagtgataatcttgctgatttattcacaaaggcattaccatcatctacttttgagaagctaaggtataagattggaatgcattgtctcaaaaatatcaaatgaagttttcaccatggagagtaaaatacgcgttgtactcttttttctttaaccaaagttttgtcccactgggtttttctggtaaggtttttaacgaGGCAACACTCAagacgtattaccagatgtgtgtactcttttttcttaactaggcttttttccattgaattttttctagtaaggttttaatgagacacaacatctatggatgttcaggataactatgtatatttgttctttcactagaatttttttttacacgTGGACATTCAAGAGGGATTGTTATGAAAAGTAGTAGATGTTCCACTTTTTTTGTGGAACCCACTTAAAAGAATAATGTGCTCTCTCCCTTATCCTCTTGCTCTTGAGGCTATAAATATTCTCCTTCAGTGTGTAATACTGacatacaaaaaagaaaatccTCTCGACTTTCTCTATATCTTTCTGTCTTCCTTTATACTTAATTTGTTAAGttggtttgttttatactagaAATACATTACCAAACGAAGTCAATATATCCACTGTCACATTCCTACATTTGTTTTTTGTTATGTGAAGGAATAttctcacatatatatataaacatccAAGTATAAGCCTCTATCGGTCTATCCCTAATAATTtagaaggatatatatatatatatatatatatatatcaataaaatCGAGCATCTCCCTGTATAATCAGAAAGATTAAAATGGAACCTGTGGTAGCCATGTCTGAAGGTGAATGGAGCTCCTTAAGCGGAACATGTTCAACTGAGGAGGCAAATTTCATGGCACAATTATTTGGTACTTGTCCAAATGAACAAGTGCCTAGTAGTTCTGACATTGGACTTCCAATGTTTTGGACAAATCATGAATCAAACATGGGAGGAACTAGTGAAGTTTCAATTTATTCTTCAGAAGAGACTAATAGTAGCATGTACCATTTCCCAAGTAGTACTAATAATTTTCAACCAATGTTGTTGAGAAATAACACCTCAATGACAATGGAACAGAGTAGTCATGTGCCTCAAGCTAACAATACAATCGAAGCGGAAGCAGTTGAATTTTTGAACAAACAAGTGAGCAATGACAGCATGGAATCAGGTGAAAACATTATGCCTGAATCTCTTCTTCATGGAAAAAGCTTGCAGCTAGGAAGAGAATATGATCAAATGCAAGTTCCAGAGCAATCAGAAAGCTCTAAGAAAAGATCACGATCGCCTGTTGATCATGTGAGTATCATCTGAACTCAATTATAATGCTTCATATGATTAGTTTTATACTTATAATTGATCATCTTATATAGGCCCTGAAGAACAAGAGAAGCGTCAAGCCAAAGAAGAACATGAAGAGTAGTGTTGCTGATGATGAGGAGACtagaaacaataataataataatgtgcTTCACAGACAGAGCTCATTTAGTTGCTGCTCAGAAGATGAATCTAATGTTTCTAGTTATGATTTATATGGATTGGCTTCCAGCGATAACTCAAAAGGAGTTTCTGTACCCAATGGAAAATCCAGAGCCAACAGGGGCTCAGCAACAGATCCCCAGAGTCTGTATGCAAGGGTAATTATCCATTAGTCTAAATGTTGGTCGCGAATAAGCCTTTTCTCATTCATTGTTAATTTGTTTACCAATCTGCCAATTTCTTTTCTCTTATAAcagaaaagaagagagagaattAACGAGAGATTGAGGATCTTGCAGACTCTCGTCCCTAACGGAACAAAGGTATGTGGAGTTGTACTCAATGAAACTGCATCAACTAATGCTCTGTTGTGTTAAAATTGGAATCTGATTAGCAAAGTTTTCATTATAGGTTGATATTAGCACCATGCTTGAAGAGGCTGTCCAGTATGTCAAATTTTTGCAACTTCAAATCAAGgtaatttatttagaatcatATTGTTATGTTATACTATCTAAGGTGGATTTTTTCGATTCAACTGAACTCATTGCTTTACATATGGACAACAAGATCAAACTCATTTCTGAACCTACTGACTCTGGATCTTGAATCTACCGCTAACTAATGTGCTTTATGTTTGGGTGTTTTTGTAGCTCTTGAGCTCTGATGATCTATGGATGTATTCTCCCATTGCATATAATGGAATGGACATTGGGCTTGACCTGAAGATTGGAATTCCAAATCCAAAATCGTAAATTTCGAACATTGATGAATTCAGTTCAAGGCACGCAGGTTAATTGAGAGCATTATCATACACGTACAAGATGACAAATTATTTATTGCCATTTGTATAATTGTCTAGTTAATAATTAACACTTCAAACTCAAAACACTTTGGCTGTCGTGTTATCCATTATCAACTAATCATTCTACTGATCATCAAACATTTTTTTAAGTGTAATAAGTTCCTCTCTACGGAAACATGATGGGAGGTTTttaatgttttttatttttcctctttGTTTAGCATTTTCTCATGATGTTGATCATAAGGAAGTCAAGACTTAAGTTATATACATTGAGAATGTAAAATAATTTTGAGGATTACCCCTTTGTTCTTGGTTAATCATTAATCTTATTACATGTTTCAGAATGAAACCATATGAATATTATGATGAATCACATGGTTATTACATTTTCTTAAGACTCTTTCATGGGCTAGTGTTTTAGGTATGTACAAGCAATGGGGTAAATTTCACAAATAACCAATTTTCAATTCCTGTAATTCAAAAATAGCCATTTCCATGAAGACAAGTGCAACTCCTAGATGTAGTCAGAGAATTTCAATTGAGAAATTTGAAACTCCATGACGACTAAATATTTTTCAGAAGCGTGTAAGAAAAGTAGATGTTATTTCTACCCAAAAAATGAACAATTGtaaccttttttctttttttttcttttcttctggtAGAAAGAGGATCCTGCTTAAAAGCTGTATCAAATCCaactttccaaaaaaaaaaatagaaaagtaaTATTCATGCAGCAAGACATAGTGGAAGACCAGATATCATTCCCCCAGATTTTCATGTTCTAGTGTAAACTCTGCTTAACATATCGTTACTAATAGTGTAACCCTATTTAATACAACAGAAGCATTCATGACGAAAAGAGAGGCAATTTTGCATGATTGCATGCACCAACTTAAATTTATGGTGATACAACAACTCATCCCATATTACAAGCTGCAAATCCTACCACAAACTCTTTATCCTGACCCTAAACTGATGCCTAAAACATTACAAGACCCTCAAAGGATACATAAAATGAGAGGGAATAGCagataaattaaaagaaaggaAACAACAATCCTACAGTCTTTATTATCTACTGTATATAACAGACGTAAGAATTTACCTTCAGTTTCTTTATCAGAAACAGAAGGCAATTGAATCTACCACCTCATCCAATAACTCAGCAGAATAATTACTGACAATATTTGCCATCTGCAATGCGAGCTTGGCAACATTTGGACTTCATTTTGGATATCTGGTGGCATGACGATATCTATTTCAAGCATGTTCCACGTTGACGTGATTTTGGACTTCGTTTTGGCTGTCCAGTGGCATATATTGTGCCATAATAGCCCTGATCTCTGAATCCATGTATGACTGAGGAGGTAATAGCAAAGGAGATATTAGTGTGAATCCAAACAATCAAGCAATGTCCAGAAACAAGCGTATTAAAGGAAGATTGGAATTTGGACAGGAAGCATGCATTGTCAAGTTTTGTATTTCTGTCTTCCAGCATTAGGAATAAGCTAAGGAGATGGAACCCGAATTTTCACTCAAGGGGTTCGGAAAATGGAAGTATTAACACATGAATAAGTCGACAAAAAACAATTCTAAGGGAGGCAGTAGTATATAGTTGATACGTACAAAAAGTTTGATTTTTGGGATTAGAAGTTCCAAATTCACTATTCCTgcactttcttttttaaaaaaataatcatagttGGGCAGTGGTCGTGGCTGTTTTggaaattaaatgaaaaaaataacaaaagttaaatgttgaaaataaatggaaaaaattaaCAAAAGCTAAATGTAAAAAGTAATGTAGTTGGTGGGTTTTGAACCTTCAACACAAGGGTGCAATAAAAGGGCCTTTACCACTAAGCTACATTTTGTTTATTGTTTAGTGggttcaaaattaatatatgtacgTAAATACAGAAAATCTATACTATATATACAATGTTATTTTtttgccgggggttcgggtgaACCCCCTACCGCCCCCTAGATCCGCCCCGGATCATAAATGTATATGTCAACATAGATAAACAAATATCTTCAACTTATCCCTTCTTTTATCCAACAGATATTGCGTTCAACAAGAGAAATAAGTACAGATAAatagtatttttcttttatttctttttggaaAACCATGGTGTCCGGTCCGCTTGcgcgcacctcgactaattccacagaatacctgctacctcccaccaacaaagataattttcttttattcttaacCTAATACTAAGTAAAGAAGCAGGGGGAGTGGAGTTTAGTGTCGGAGTAAATAGAAAATCAAGCAGTATataataataagataaatattTCTTTCCTAACTAAGAATTACTCTTTCCTAAAGCTGGTTGAAGAACAAAAAGGATCTCGGATATGGGGTAACCCATTTAATTTGAGCAAACTATCTACCCATAGTAACTACCGAGAATGCTCTGATCAATCAATTACCTAttcactaaaaaaataaaaacttcaGAAAGTAATGTAGAAGATTACCTACTTTACCAAGAGTTTCATAGAAAAAGTCAAGTACTCTAAAAAATCACTATTAACAATCAACAATATAAATCCAAATGATTTCTAAACTTACCCTTAATCTGTATTTATACACAAGATATGCACCACCACCAGCCATAGCCAATCCAATCAAAATAGCCCAAACTGCAGCCCATGCTGATTTTATTTCTTTAGCTCTCTTGCCTGCAAATGAAAGTTGTCATAACCAGTTCTTATTGTGGATGCAAATTTATGCACATTTCGGAATGAAGTCTAGACTAAATGAACTTACTTATGCAGGTATCATGGTCTCTGATGTACAGTAGGTCCCCACTGCAACTGCACTCATAACTGCCCCACGTATTTTTGCAGCTACATTCAGTGCATTGACATGCTTTCTTTTCTCCACATTCATCAATATCTATAAAATGGAAACACAATACACAATGATCAAGGTTAAAGTTGCAGTACCATAATAGAAAAGAAGCTCTACATGTTATAACATCTCTCAGTTTGCATACACaaaaagctcatatcatataatgTTTGCAAGTTGCAACATGCCTCCGGAAATCTAATTCCCAGAAGTAATTCAGCACATTCCTTGCAGAGGGTGGAGTGGGGGAGGGGGTGGGGGGCGCAACCAGATTATTCCCTAGTACAATAACTTCATCATGATCAAGAAAAACCACTTACCTTCACAACTTTTAACACCATCACCTTTAAACCCTGGAGGACAGGAGCATTTGCCCTCCTCGTCATCCTGTTAGAACATGCTCAGCATTCAAATCTGAACCAATTTGAAAATGGGATGTGGagataaatataagaaaatgaagTTACATGAGATGATTAACTAACCACACAAGCAGAGTAAGTGTGACCATCTCGAGTGTCATGCCAACAGCCTCCATTGTTGAGTTTGCATCGCCCACGTCCACTTGCTGAAGATAGTGGAATTAGATTATTTAAGTCTCAACACAATAACAAGAGACAGCAAAATTGTGcatgcaaaaataaaaagaaatagaaagaagACTGATAAAAGAAGCAACGGTAAGACAAATATTTCTCAAGTAAAGAGTATCATAAAGGATATCAGACGGATAAGAATCAGATATGAGCTGTATTCAACTTCTGAGAGCTAGACTTTTTAGatcatacaacaacaacaacatacccagtggaatcccacaagtggggtctggggagggtaagatgtacacagaccttaccattacctcatggagatagagaggttgttttcgaaagacccttggctcaaaagACACAGTCCCAagtaagaaataaatatatatatatatatatatatatatatatatatatacatatatatatatagagagagagagagagacagagTGTATAATGGCACAAAAAACGAAAAGCGATGCAAATtctacaagacaagaacaataacgataAAAATGTAATGCGATAGTCAAAACACCGCAACTATAAtggcacgcctagacctacgaccagCCTAAACCGACACATTGcaagacaccattctatccctactagccttctaccctaattcgcgacctccactcttttctatctaaggtcatgtcctcggtgatatgaaGTAACGTCATATCTTGTCCAATCACCTatctccaatactttttcggtctacccctacccctccgcataACCCCCAAATCCAATCGCTCATACCTCCTAACTAGGGCGTCGGCACCCCTTTTttgcacatgcccaaaccatctcagtctcgcttctctcatcttgtctgccacagaggccactcccaccttctccTGAATGACCTCATTCCtatcttatcactcctagtgtgtccacacattcatctcagcatcctcatctccgcaacatgcatcttccgAACATGAGAGTTTTTTACCGACCAGCACTCCACTGAGTATAAGGcgaaacccatcggtggcccctcaaagttggcaccaactttcacttagatacTTCAACTaagatttgttcattttagacacctcaagtaaggttccgatgtgtcattttgacaccttttttacaatcacccaaatatctaaagtgtgtgtaatacacttgtcgctgatgtgtcaaagtgaccaattaaatgaagttaatgaccactttttttctaatcaaaagtcattattttaaaattatttttgatatatctgtcacgtttcttcatttaattgatcactttgacacatcaacgtcaagtgtattacacacattttagatatttgggtgattgtaaaaaaaagtgttaaaatgacacatcagaaccttacttgaggtgtctaaaatgaacaaagcttagttgaggtgtctaagtgaaagttggtgccaagtttgaggggccaccgatgggttagGCCCTGAGTATAATGACACCGATCTAACCACCATtctatagaacttacctttaagtttaggtggtaccttCTTGTCACACAAGACTACAGAGGCAATCCTCCATTTCATCTACGCTGCCCAAATGTGATACGTGACATCCTCGTCAATGTCCCCACTGCtctggatgatggatccaagatatttaaagctttctgtCTTGGGGATAGGCtgagtggcaagcctcactttTATGCCCTCTTCATCCATCGCACCACTGAATTTGTACTCCAAGTATTCagttttggtcctgctcaatctgaaccctttagactccagaatttatctccaaacctccaacctatcattaactctgtcccgaatttcatcaatcaaaactatgtcgtctgcaaatagcatacaccatagaacctcctcctgaatagaccgtaccagctcatccatcaccaaggcaaaaaggaaaggactTCGTACAGATCCCTGATGTAGTCCCATCTCAACGGAAAAATGCTCTGAGTTACCTCCCGACTCCTCCCACTATTCCAACCCGAATCTtggctccatcatacatgtcctttattgCTCAAATATACACCATCgagacacctttagcctccaagcACCTCCAGAGAACATTCCTcggaactttgtcataagccttttcaatatcaatgaataccatatgaagatccctctttctttctctaaatttctccaccagtctccgcataagatggattgcttTAGTAGTTGATCGCCCCGACATGAATTCGAACTGATTCTTTGAGATTGAcactcctctcctcaccctcatcttcaCCGCTCTCTTCCAaatcttcatagtgtggcttagcaaTTTAATCCCCTGTAATattacagttttggatatcacccttgttcttgtacaatggaaccatagtactccacctccattcatcGGGCATCTTAGCAatcttcaaaataacattaaacaacttagtcaaccactccacACCTGCCTTGTCAGTGCTCTTTCAAAAGTTCACCGAAATCTCATCCTGCTactttttagaaaatatatctGGCATGATGTGTTCTACTACCTTCTACATGATAAGTGCCCTTTAATGACAAACAATACAACTCAACTGGGCATCTTCAATATATAAATAACTGAATTAAGGACATCTAAGGAAAGATGTATTTTGAATGGTGGCTAGAAATAAAAAAGCCTATAATTTGTAGCATCATTTTTTTATCATGAACCAAATCAGATGTTCGTAGTTTTTGTTTTATAAAAAAGGGGAATATTGTCAGGTTGTGAAGAAAACAACTTCTCTGGATAGGTCAAAGACAAAAACCATTTGTTATTTTTATACTTCAAAACTACTCCCTTTGTCCCAATTTGTGTgcacactttcctttttagtccaaCCCAAAGAAATGTCACATTTCTATAATtagaaacaatttaactttaaaattctccTTTTATCCtcaatgaaatgatttatagacACACAAATGTCTAATGTTTGTTTTAGACCACAATTTcaaaattctttcttttttttgaacttTGTGCCAAGTCAAATGGTGCCACATAAAGTG
This window encodes:
- the LOC129887987 gene encoding transcription factor bHLH84-like yields the protein MEPVVAMSEGEWSSLSGTCSTEEANFMAQLFGTCPNEQVPSSSDIGLPMFWTNHESNMGGTSEVSIYSSEETNSSMYHFPSSTNNFQPMLLRNNTSMTMEQSSHVPQANNTIEAEAVEFLNKQVSNDSMESGENIMPESLLHGKSLQLGREYDQMQVPEQSESSKKRSRSPVDHALKNKRSVKPKKNMKSSVADDEETRNNNNNNVLHRQSSFSCCSEDESNVSSYDLYGLASSDNSKGVSVPNGKSRANRGSATDPQSLYARKRRERINERLRILQTLVPNGTKVDISTMLEEAVQYVKFLQLQIKLLSSDDLWMYSPIAYNGMDIGLDLKIGIPNPKS